One genomic window of Streptomyces spiramyceticus includes the following:
- a CDS encoding DUF3046 domain-containing protein, with translation MRLTIFWERMADHFGAAYADSFARDHVMAELGGRTVHQALAAGWEARDVWRGVCSAMNIPADKR, from the coding sequence ATGCGGTTGACGATTTTCTGGGAGCGGATGGCGGACCACTTCGGTGCGGCGTACGCCGATTCCTTCGCCCGTGACCATGTGATGGCCGAACTCGGCGGCCGCACCGTGCACCAGGCCCTGGCGGCGGGATGGGAAGCCAGGGACGTGTGGCGCGGGGTCTGTTCCGCGATGAACATCCCCGCCGACAAGCGCTGA
- a CDS encoding AI-2E family transporter gives MPRWLPRAMVIALALYACFQLGSWAFHQLVGLLINILISFFLALAIEPAVGRMAARGMRRGLATFLVFMGVLVAGAGFVVLLGSMLAGQIIEMVEDFPKYLDSVIRWINETFQTELSRVEVQDSLLNSDWLRKYVQNSATGVLDVSATVLGGLFKLLTIFLFSFYFAADGPRLRRALCSVLPPSRQTEVLRAWEIAVDKTGGYIYSRGLMALISGVAHYVLLEALDVPYAPALAVWVGLVSQFIPTIGTYLAGALPMLIAFTVNPWYALWVLGFVVVYQQFENYVLQPKLTAKTVDIHPAVAFGSVVAGTALMGAVGALIAIPAIATLQAFLGAYVKRYDVTDDPRVHGRRTPRRGASLLTRLRRREP, from the coding sequence ATGCCCCGGTGGCTGCCGCGGGCCATGGTGATCGCCCTCGCCCTCTACGCCTGCTTCCAGCTCGGCAGCTGGGCCTTCCACCAGCTCGTCGGTCTGCTGATCAACATTCTGATCTCCTTCTTCCTGGCGCTCGCGATCGAGCCGGCCGTCGGCCGCATGGCAGCCCGCGGCATGCGCCGCGGGCTGGCCACCTTCCTGGTTTTCATGGGGGTGCTGGTCGCGGGGGCCGGCTTTGTCGTGCTGCTCGGCTCGATGCTGGCCGGCCAGATCATCGAGATGGTCGAGGACTTCCCCAAGTACCTCGACTCGGTGATCAGATGGATCAACGAGACCTTCCAGACGGAGCTTTCCCGGGTCGAGGTCCAGGACAGCCTGCTGAACTCCGACTGGCTGCGGAAGTACGTACAGAACAGCGCGACCGGTGTCCTGGACGTATCGGCGACCGTCCTCGGTGGGCTGTTCAAGCTGCTGACTATCTTCCTGTTCTCGTTCTACTTCGCCGCCGACGGGCCGCGACTGCGCCGCGCCCTGTGCTCCGTACTGCCGCCGTCCCGCCAGACCGAGGTGCTGCGCGCCTGGGAGATCGCGGTCGACAAGACGGGCGGCTACATCTACTCGCGCGGTCTGATGGCGCTCATCTCCGGAGTCGCGCACTACGTCCTGCTGGAAGCCCTCGACGTGCCGTACGCGCCCGCGCTCGCGGTGTGGGTGGGCCTGGTCTCGCAGTTCATCCCGACCATCGGTACGTATCTGGCCGGCGCCCTGCCGATGCTGATCGCCTTCACGGTCAACCCCTGGTACGCGCTGTGGGTACTCGGATTCGTCGTGGTCTACCAGCAGTTCGAGAACTACGTGCTGCAGCCGAAGCTGACCGCCAAGACCGTCGACATCCACCCGGCGGTGGCCTTCGGCTCGGTCGTCGCCGGAACCGCGCTGATGGGCGCTGTCGGCGCGCTGATCGCGATTCCGGCGATCGCGACGCTGCAGGCATTTCTGGGCGCGTATGTGAAGCGGTACGACGTGACGGACGACCCGCGGGTGCACGGCAGGCGCACGCCACGACGCGGCGCCTCTCTCCTCACACGTCTGCGGCGCCGTGAGCCGTAG
- the recA gene encoding recombinase RecA codes for MEPMAAGTDREKALDAALAQIERQFGKGAVMRLGDRPNDPIEVISTGSTALDIALGVGGLPRGRVVEVYGPESSGKTTLTLHAVANAQKAGGTVAFVDAEHALDPEYAKALGVDTDNLILSQPDTGEQALEIVDMLVRSGAIDLIVIDSVAALVPRAEIEGEMGDSHVGLQARLMSQALRKITGALHQSQTTAIFINQLREKIGVMFGSPETTTGGRALKFYASVRLDIRRIETLKDGTDAVGNRTRVKVVKNKVAPPFKQAEFDILYGQGISREGGLIDMGVEHGFVRKAGAWYTYEGDQLGQGKENARNFLKDNPDLADEIEKKIKEKLGVGVKPVAPGAEPGADAAVSTTAPADEAKSVPAPASKAKTAKAAAAKS; via the coding sequence GTGGAACCCATGGCAGCAGGCACCGACCGCGAGAAGGCGCTCGACGCCGCGCTCGCACAAATTGAACGGCAATTCGGCAAGGGCGCCGTGATGCGCCTCGGCGACCGGCCGAACGACCCCATCGAGGTCATCTCCACCGGGTCGACCGCTCTGGACATCGCGCTCGGCGTCGGCGGACTGCCGCGCGGTCGTGTGGTGGAGGTGTACGGACCGGAATCCTCCGGTAAGACGACACTGACGCTGCACGCCGTGGCCAACGCGCAGAAGGCCGGTGGCACCGTCGCCTTCGTGGATGCCGAGCACGCGCTCGACCCCGAATACGCCAAGGCACTCGGCGTCGACACGGACAATCTGATCCTCTCCCAGCCGGACACCGGCGAGCAGGCCCTCGAGATCGTGGACATGCTGGTCCGCTCGGGCGCCATCGACCTCATCGTCATTGACTCCGTCGCCGCCCTGGTGCCGCGCGCGGAGATTGAGGGTGAGATGGGCGACTCGCACGTCGGCCTCCAGGCCCGGCTGATGAGCCAGGCGCTGCGCAAGATCACTGGCGCGCTGCACCAGTCCCAGACCACAGCGATCTTCATCAACCAGCTCCGCGAGAAGATCGGTGTGATGTTCGGCTCCCCGGAGACCACGACAGGTGGCCGGGCGCTGAAGTTCTACGCCTCCGTGCGGCTCGACATCCGCCGTATCGAGACCCTCAAGGACGGCACGGACGCGGTCGGCAACCGCACCCGCGTCAAGGTCGTCAAAAACAAGGTCGCGCCGCCGTTCAAGCAGGCCGAGTTCGACATCCTCTACGGCCAAGGCATCAGCCGCGAGGGTGGCCTGATCGACATGGGAGTGGAGCACGGCTTCGTCCGCAAGGCCGGAGCCTGGTACACGTACGAGGGCGACCAGCTGGGCCAGGGCAAGGAGAACGCCCGTAACTTCCTGAAGGACAACCCCGATCTCGCCGACGAGATCGAGAAGAAGATCAAGGAAAAGCTGGGCGTCGGCGTCAAGCCGGTGGCCCCCGGAGCCGAGCCCGGCGCGGACGCGGCGGTCAGCACCACGGCCCCGGCCGACGAGGCGAAGTCCGTACCGGCCCCGGCGAGCAAGGCCAAGACGGCCAAGGCCGCGGCAGCCAAGAGCTAG
- the recX gene encoding recombination regulator RecX translates to MTRRTDWPGSESADAEDSGSPAPSRAGKGLPPQDPAEQARAICLRLLTGTARTRKQLADALQKRGIPEDVSDEVLSRFEEVGLINDAAFADAWVESRHHGRGLARRALARELRTKGVDSALIDDAVGQLDSDQEEERARELVARKLRSTRGLERDRRLRRLAGMLARKGYPEGLALRVVRRALEEEGEETDDLGYDPL, encoded by the coding sequence GTGACCCGGAGAACGGACTGGCCGGGAAGCGAAAGCGCGGACGCAGAGGACAGCGGCAGCCCCGCCCCGTCGAGGGCCGGGAAGGGGTTGCCGCCTCAGGATCCGGCTGAGCAGGCGCGGGCGATCTGTCTGCGCCTGCTCACCGGGACCGCGCGCACCCGCAAACAGCTCGCGGACGCCCTCCAGAAGCGGGGCATCCCCGAAGACGTGTCGGACGAGGTGCTGTCCCGCTTCGAAGAGGTCGGGCTCATCAACGACGCGGCTTTCGCGGATGCCTGGGTGGAGTCCCGCCACCACGGCCGCGGTCTGGCCCGACGGGCGCTCGCGCGGGAATTGCGAACCAAGGGCGTGGACTCGGCCCTGATCGACGATGCGGTCGGGCAGCTCGACTCCGACCAGGAGGAAGAGAGAGCCCGGGAGCTCGTGGCCCGCAAACTGCGCTCCACCCGCGGCCTGGAGCGCGACCGCCGACTGCGCCGCCTGGCCGGCATGCTGGCCCGCAAGGGCTATCCCGAGGGCCTGGCCCTGCGGGTGGTCAGACGAGCCCTGGAGGAAGAGGGCGAGGAAACGGACGACTTGGGCTACGACCCGCTCTAG
- a CDS encoding rhodanese-like domain-containing protein → MSGEPVGIDELLERVREGLDRIGPQEAHDAAEAGALLVDIRYAALRERDGLIPGALVVERNELEWRLDPRGSHRAPEATSHDLRVVVICNEGYASSLAAASLRQLGLRRATDLDGGFQAWRAAGLPVAPWEMR, encoded by the coding sequence GTGAGCGGCGAACCTGTAGGCATTGACGAACTCCTGGAGCGGGTCCGCGAGGGCCTCGACCGCATCGGGCCGCAGGAGGCCCACGACGCGGCCGAGGCCGGTGCCCTGCTGGTGGACATCCGGTACGCCGCCCTGCGCGAGCGGGACGGGCTGATTCCGGGCGCGCTGGTCGTCGAGCGCAATGAGCTGGAGTGGCGCCTCGATCCGCGAGGCAGCCACCGGGCCCCGGAGGCAACCAGCCATGATTTGCGGGTCGTGGTGATCTGCAACGAGGGCTACGCATCGAGCCTCGCGGCCGCGTCACTGCGGCAGTTGGGCCTGCGCCGGGCGACGGACCTCGACGGCGGTTTCCAGGCCTGGCGTGCGGCGGGGCTGCCGGTGGCTCCATGGGAGATGCGGTAA
- a CDS encoding cysteine dioxygenase: MPRTAARSAARSAPPSAAELLEFVRRTAADAALVASLPLDPQGRTWSRLEGPGGSEAWLIGWPPGTGTGWHDHGGSQGAFATAAGSLREESLAARIPTEGWKTLELADGVDRERHLTAGRGRAFGAHHVHQVLNESTDEHAVSVHAYYPPLPMMRRYSRTGAVLRLEHVEHPEEWQ; this comes from the coding sequence GTGCCCCGAACCGCGGCCCGAAGTGCGGCCCGAAGTGCGCCACCCTCTGCCGCTGAACTGCTCGAATTCGTGCGCCGTACCGCAGCGGACGCCGCGCTCGTGGCCTCCCTTCCGCTCGATCCCCAGGGGCGCACATGGTCGCGTCTGGAAGGCCCGGGTGGGAGCGAGGCCTGGCTGATCGGCTGGCCGCCCGGCACGGGCACCGGCTGGCACGACCACGGCGGCTCGCAGGGTGCGTTCGCCACTGCGGCGGGCTCACTGCGCGAGGAGTCCCTCGCGGCGCGCATCCCGACGGAGGGCTGGAAAACGCTCGAACTGGCCGACGGGGTGGACCGGGAACGCCACTTGACCGCCGGCCGGGGCCGGGCTTTCGGCGCCCACCACGTGCACCAGGTACTGAACGAGTCGACGGACGAGCACGCCGTCTCGGTGCACGCGTACTACCCGCCGCTGCCGATGATGCGGCGCTACAGCCGTACGGGCGCCGTACTCCGCCTGGAGCACGTCGAGCATCCGGAGGAGTGGCAGTGA
- a CDS encoding putative leader peptide has product MHGVLRSVTDTNVRLWRRVHMDLVRYAGCVCRPSC; this is encoded by the coding sequence GTGCATGGTGTACTCCGGAGCGTGACCGACACCAATGTGCGCCTGTGGCGGAGGGTCCATATGGACCTCGTCCGCTATGCGGGCTGCGTGTGTCGTCCGTCCTGCTGA
- a CDS encoding FAD-dependent monooxygenase produces MDPVIVVGAGPVGLALSLALAAQGVPSVVLDEGPGKEEPRTARTAVLRPDTADLVERLGCTTVRDGGARWAGWRSMRRNQDVRQVEFGEGGEPSPLHLPQHDLTRGLRAAAAVQELVQIVPQGRLDTIEQDGSGVTAHTREPGATWWRGSFLVGCDGARSTVRKLLDIRFPGRTAVERHAVAALRTELPWPDEALLHRLPPWRTGGQEISARPLPDGVWRLDWLLPARGELVTPEALVTRVRDTLGGWCGETPPYDLIDTGVYTLHHRLARRWRVGRAFLAGDAAHLLGALGTQGLDEGLRDIDNLAWKLAQAWHLGASETLLDSYQAERRTSVASRLRAADQALPILRRSGGLRTYLPGTARGHDSLLTDGHLGRGALGAPPEYTRSPLAPPHAEAQTLVGTPLGAPVADVRATAPDGTTVRLRDRLGRGRLLVTLVAPGTGVWDRRHWMTAGVMPRLAAAVTALPVRAELLVTESYPGASAHTVLLVRPDGHLVAAFHGVRPAELYAAADAARGGSPAPSAQAPPRTGLPEQSTPSDQMDRMDQTDRTDRTADIN; encoded by the coding sequence GTGGACCCGGTGATCGTCGTTGGTGCCGGTCCCGTCGGACTGGCACTGTCCCTGGCCCTCGCCGCCCAGGGTGTGCCCTCTGTGGTCCTCGACGAGGGGCCCGGCAAGGAGGAGCCGCGTACCGCCCGTACGGCCGTCCTGCGGCCGGATACGGCGGACCTCGTCGAGCGGCTCGGCTGCACCACTGTCCGTGACGGCGGGGCGCGCTGGGCCGGATGGCGGTCCATGCGGCGCAATCAGGACGTCAGACAGGTGGAATTTGGCGAGGGCGGCGAGCCCTCACCCCTGCATCTGCCACAGCACGACCTGACGCGCGGGCTGCGCGCCGCTGCCGCGGTGCAGGAGCTCGTGCAGATCGTGCCGCAGGGCCGCCTCGACACCATCGAGCAGGACGGCAGCGGCGTCACCGCGCACACCCGCGAGCCCGGGGCGACCTGGTGGCGCGGCAGCTTCCTGGTCGGGTGCGACGGGGCGAGGTCGACGGTGCGCAAGCTCCTCGACATCCGTTTCCCCGGGCGTACGGCGGTGGAACGGCATGCCGTAGCCGCACTGCGTACGGAACTGCCCTGGCCCGACGAAGCGTTGCTGCACCGGCTGCCGCCGTGGCGCACGGGCGGCCAGGAAATCAGTGCCCGTCCCCTGCCGGACGGTGTGTGGCGGCTGGACTGGCTGCTGCCCGCCCGTGGCGAACTCGTCACGCCCGAAGCCCTGGTGACGCGGGTGCGGGACACGCTGGGCGGCTGGTGCGGCGAGACACCTCCGTACGACTTGATCGACACCGGCGTGTACACGCTCCACCACCGGCTGGCCCGCCGCTGGCGCGTGGGCCGGGCGTTCCTCGCCGGGGACGCCGCCCATCTGCTCGGCGCGCTCGGTACGCAGGGGCTCGACGAGGGGCTGCGGGACATCGACAACCTGGCCTGGAAGCTGGCGCAGGCCTGGCACCTGGGCGCGTCGGAAACGCTGCTCGACAGTTACCAGGCGGAGCGGCGCACATCGGTCGCCTCACGCCTGCGCGCCGCCGACCAGGCGCTGCCGATCCTGCGACGGAGCGGAGGCCTGCGAACGTACCTACCGGGTACGGCGCGGGGGCACGACTCCCTGCTGACGGACGGACACCTGGGGCGCGGCGCTCTGGGTGCGCCCCCCGAGTACACACGCTCCCCTCTGGCACCCCCGCACGCCGAAGCGCAGACGCTGGTCGGCACGCCCCTGGGGGCTCCCGTAGCGGATGTACGGGCGACGGCTCCCGACGGCACTACGGTGCGGCTGCGGGACCGGCTGGGGCGCGGGCGACTGCTGGTGACGCTGGTCGCGCCGGGCACGGGCGTATGGGACCGGCGGCACTGGATGACGGCGGGGGTCATGCCCCGGCTGGCCGCGGCGGTGACGGCGCTGCCCGTGCGGGCGGAGCTTCTGGTGACCGAGAGCTACCCGGGGGCGTCGGCGCACACGGTGCTGCTCGTACGGCCCGACGGGCATCTGGTCGCGGCGTTCCACGGGGTGCGGCCCGCCGAGCTGTACGCGGCGGCGGACGCGGCGCGCGGGGGCTCACCGGCGCCGTCGGCACAGGCTCCGCCGCGCACGGGGCTGCCCGAGCAGTCGACGCCCTCCGACCAAATGGACCGAATGGACCAGACCGACCGGACCGACCGGACTGCGGACATCAATTGA